TCTGGGAAATATAAGTTTATCCTCCTTGTCCTCCCAGTCCTCTCCCTCTTCCCCCTCTTCCCCGTCCTCCTTGTCCTCCCCGTCTCCCTTGTCCTTCTAACTTCTAACTTTTGACTTTTGACTTCTGCTAGCGGCTAGACTTTTGCCAAGCTATTAACTTTATCTTCCAAAGAGCTTATCAAGGATTTAAAAGGGGTAACGAATTTGTCAATTCCATCAATTAAGAGGTCATTCATGACTTTATCAATGTTAATTCTAATCTCAGGGTCTTTGAGAGTTTTCATGAGGGCGTAGGCTTTATCGATATCAGTTTCAATCCGATTATCGACATTGCAGTGATCTGCACAAGCTTCAATGGTGTTAGGAGGTAAGGTGTTAACTGTATCAGGGCCTACCAATTGATCGACGTACATCACATCAGGATAATTAGGGTTTTTGGTACTGGTGCTGGCCCAGAGGAGACGTTGTGGCTTGGCACCTTTAGCAGCTAGGGCTTTCCAGCGATCGCTCTCGATAATTTCCTTATACTTTTGGTAGGCGATTTTGGCATTGGCAATGGCGACTTTGCCTTTAATGGCTTCTAGTTTGGCTTTTTTGACTATATCGCTGGCTCTTTTGAGCTTTTTATCAATTTCGGCATCGATATGGCTATCAATCCGGCTCAGGAAGAAGCTAGCCACAGAAGAGATGTTACTAATATCTTCTCCCTTAGCGACTCTAGCTTCTAAACCGCGAATATATGCCCAAGCGCTATCAACATAACTTTGGATGGAAAATAGCAAGGTGACATTGACGTTAATTCCGGCAGCAATGACGGCTTCTACTGCTGGCAACCCTTCTTTAGTGCCAGGAATCTTAATCATGACGTTTTCTTTGCCGATCGCTTTATAGTAACGTTTTGCTTCGGCGATTGTTTTTTCCGTATCGTTGGCGATAGTAGGTGTAACTTCGATACTGATATAGCCATCCAAGCCGTTGCTAGACTTATATACTGGCTGGAATATCTCACAAGCATTTCTAATATCGTCAAATATTAGAGATTCGTAAATATCTAGCACCGATTTTTTGGCTTTAATCCCAGCCTCGATATCAGTATCGTAGATTTTGTTGCCAGCGATGGCTTTTTCAAAAATGGCTGGATTGGATGTAATTCCCAATACCCCTCTTTTGGCGATTAATTGCTTTAACTCCCCAGATTGGATGATATCTCGGCTCAGATTGTCCATCCAGATACTTTGCCCGATAGCCTCAATTTCCTGAATATGATTGGCTGTGACTGTCATGACTCGTTTCTACTCCTAAAATTTAGTTGCGATA
This window of the Merismopedia glauca CCAP 1448/3 genome carries:
- the tal gene encoding transaldolase; the encoded protein is MTVTANHIQEIEAIGQSIWMDNLSRDIIQSGELKQLIAKRGVLGITSNPAIFEKAIAGNKIYDTDIEAGIKAKKSVLDIYESLIFDDIRNACEIFQPVYKSSNGLDGYISIEVTPTIANDTEKTIAEAKRYYKAIGKENVMIKIPGTKEGLPAVEAVIAAGINVNVTLLFSIQSYVDSAWAYIRGLEARVAKGEDISNISSVASFFLSRIDSHIDAEIDKKLKRASDIVKKAKLEAIKGKVAIANAKIAYQKYKEIIESDRWKALAAKGAKPQRLLWASTSTKNPNYPDVMYVDQLVGPDTVNTLPPNTIEACADHCNVDNRIETDIDKAYALMKTLKDPEIRINIDKVMNDLLIDGIDKFVTPFKSLISSLEDKVNSLAKV